In one window of Stigmatopora argus isolate UIUO_Sarg chromosome 19, RoL_Sarg_1.0, whole genome shotgun sequence DNA:
- the cd2ap gene encoding CD2-associated protein, whose product MEVVVEFDYEALHEDELTLRKGDLIKNVSCIQEDGWMEGDLNGKRGLFPDNFVKELKQEDKETKSEPKEESAQPMKREKSVGNVANLVQRMSTIGIPTGGFQPRPSAVPKKVKKRQFKVVFDYQPQNEDELELKLGDIVEVVDEVEEGWWSGIINGKTGLFPSNFIKEVDFAKEEGDLNDSTPDEADGHVVENTTPSSSPPPASGNGSIVQPKKIQRIGFGDIFKEGSIKSKVRIPNLDTDEKKGNPIPTFPSIAKPAFSNMTEMQKGDGESNFKAKELCKVTFAFEATNEDELTLHEDDIISIISKDTGEPGWWRGEFGGKEGVFPDNFIEILSETEKEAFFSRGSRKASSKHDSEEKPKKPPPPSKHIALKPEFPSAKREPHAIRHEDKVDKPMPDPKPSKPAAPLPPKKPVPPPGKVKQGSLPPKRPDKPLTPSPNLRHNGEVHTSRPKPDLDLVLTPKPKTPTAETADKSMESSLISFDEVSSSPEKLSHPTANRPKIAGRRLPAQFAAGHLPNKEISPEKPFKMDEEDGAKLKPVELRKPSTHNTSPSASFHKRSGEAKPSPAALNSNSDSSSLGIQDPKSQMEDLRSQMNDLLLSVELFKAQQMKEITELRGELDEERLKRVALQMELDKLKMAVQST is encoded by the exons AGGTTGTGGTGGAGTTTGACTATGAAGCACTCCATGAAGATGAGCTGACCTTGCGAAAAGGAGATCTCATAAAGAATGTTTCCTGCATACAAGAGGATGGCTGGATGGAGGGAGATCTCAACGGGAAAAGGGGTCTCTTTCCTGATAATTTTGTTAAG GAATTAAAACAAGAGGACAAGGAAACAAAAAGTGAACCAAAAGAGGAATCCGCTCAGCCTATGAAGAGAGAGAAGTCTGTGGGGAATGTTGCCAACTTGGTTCAGAGGATGAGTACTATTGGTATCCCCACTGGCGGCTTCCAGCCACGACCATCAGCTGTCCCGAAGA AGGTGAAAAAGCGACAATTCAAAGTAGTCTTTGACTATCAACCACAGAACGAAGATGAGCTGGAATTAAAACTTGGAGATATTGTTGAAGTCGTTGATGAG GTTGAAGAAGGCTGGTGGAGCGGCATAATTAACGGCAAGACAGGGCTCTTCCCGTCCAACTTTATCAAAGAAGTGGACTTTGCGAAAGAAGAAGGAGACCTAAATGACTCTACACCAGATGAGGCTG ATGGTCATGTTGTAGAAAACACAACCCCATCATCATCACCCCCACCTGCTTCTGGGAATGGATCTATTGTCCAACCCAAAAAAATTCAGCGGATCGGTTTTGGGGATATTTTCAAAGAAGGATCAATAAAATCAAAGGTCCGGATTCCCAACTTGGATACAGacgaaaaaaagggaaat CCAATCCCTACATTTCCATCAATTGCAAAGCCTGCCTTTTCCAATATGACAGAAATGCAGAAGGGGGATGGAGAGAGCAACTTCAAAG CTAAAGAATTATGTAAGGTCACATTTGCTTTTGAGGCTACCAATGAGGATGAACTGACTTTGCATGAGGATGACATAATTTCAATTATAAGCAAG GACACGGGAGAGCCTGGGTGGTGGCGAGGGGAGTTTGGAGGCAAAGAGGGTGTCTTTCCTGACAACTTTATAGAAATCCTTTCTGAGACAGAAAAAGAG GCTTTCTTTTCTAGAGGGTCACGTAAGGCATCATCGAAACATGATTCCGAGGAG AAACCAAAGAAGCCACCGCCACCATCAAAACACATAG CTCTTAAACCAGAGTTTCCCAGCGCCAAGAGGGAGCCTCATGCCATTAGGCACGAGGACAAAG TTGACAAGCCAATGCCAGATCCAAAACCATCAAAGCCGGCTGCACCTCTCCCACCCAAAAAGCCAGTGCCGCCTCCAGGCAAAGTCAAACAAGGAAGCCTCCCACCAAAGAGGCCAGACAAGCCCCTTACTCCATCACCAAATTTGAG acACAATGGGGAAGTGCATACATCTCGGCCAAAGCCTGATCTGGACCTTGTACTGACCCCGAAACCCAAAACACCCACAGCAGAAACAGCGGACAAATCCATGGAATCat CTCTAATCAGTTTTGATGAGGTGTCCTCAAGCCCAGAAAAGCTGTCTCATCCTACGGCCAATAGACCGAAGATTGCTGGTCGTAGGTTACCTGCCCAATTTGCTGCAGGACATTTG CCCAACAAGGAAATCAGTCCAGAGAAACCTTTCAAGATGGACGAAGAGGATGGTGCTAAACTAAAGCCAGTAGAACTGAGAAAG CCCTCTACACACAACACATCTCCTTCAGCATCATTCCATAAACGCAGTGGTGAGGCCAAACCCAGCCCAGCAGCTCTGAATTCCAACTCAGACAGCAGTTCTCTTGGAATACAAGATCCCAAATCCCAGATGGAAGACCTCAGAAGTCAGATGAATGATCTCTTGTTGTCGGTGGAGCTGTTCAAGGCCCaacaaat GAAAGAAATAACGGAGCTTCGTGGAGAGCTGGATGAAGAGAGACTTAAGCGTGTGGCGCTGCAG ATGGAGCTAGATAAACTAAAGATGGCTGTCCAATCAACGTGA